The Ancylothrix sp. D3o genome window below encodes:
- a CDS encoding DNA-directed RNA polymerase subunit gamma — MAKIEQRFDYVKIGLASPERIRQWGERTLPNGQVVGEVTKPETINYRTLKPEMDGLFCERIFGPAKDWECHCGKYKRVRHRGIVCERCGVEVTESRVRRHRMGFIKLAAPVAHVWYLKGIPSYMAILLDMPLRDVEQIVYFNAYVVLQAGNHDQLQYKQLLTEDQWVEIEDQLYSEDSQLSGIEVGIGAEALQRLLEDIKLEEEAERLREEIGSAKGQKRAKLIKRLRVIDNFIATGSLPSWMVLSVIPVIPPDLRPMVQLDGGRFATSDLNDLYRRVINRNNRLARLQEILAPEIIIRNEKRMLQEAVDALIDNGRRGRTVVGANNRPLKSLSDIIEGKQGRFRQNLLGKRVDYSGRSVIVVGPKLKIHQCGLPREMAIELFQPFVIHRLIRQGLVNNIKAAKKLIQRNDPAVWDILEEVIEGHPVMLNRAPTLHRLGIQAFEPILVEGRAIQLHPLVCPAFNADFDGDQMAVHVPLSIESQAEARLLMLACNNIMSPATGRPIITPSQDMVLGCYYLTAENPNLPNSGERYFSSLKEAVIAYEQSKLDLHQFIWVRFDGEVESSAADTTPLQTQTDELDGSQTIIYKYRRIRKDKSGKILSQFVKTTAGRIILNQVITEALT, encoded by the coding sequence ATGGCAAAAATAGAGCAGAGATTTGATTACGTCAAAATTGGTTTAGCCTCACCAGAAAGAATTCGGCAATGGGGAGAAAGGACGCTTCCAAATGGTCAAGTAGTGGGAGAAGTAACCAAACCGGAGACTATTAATTACCGGACACTAAAACCGGAAATGGATGGTTTATTTTGTGAGCGAATTTTCGGGCCGGCAAAAGATTGGGAATGTCATTGTGGCAAATACAAGCGCGTAAGACATAGAGGAATAGTTTGTGAAAGATGTGGAGTAGAGGTAACAGAATCAAGAGTAAGACGGCATCGGATGGGATTTATTAAATTAGCCGCGCCGGTAGCTCATGTCTGGTATCTCAAAGGCATTCCAAGCTATATGGCAATATTGTTAGATATGCCATTAAGAGATGTGGAACAAATTGTTTATTTTAATGCTTATGTGGTACTCCAGGCAGGTAACCACGATCAGCTGCAATATAAACAACTACTGACAGAGGACCAATGGGTAGAAATAGAAGATCAACTTTATAGCGAAGATTCTCAACTTTCTGGGATAGAAGTAGGGATTGGAGCAGAAGCACTACAGAGACTACTAGAAGATATTAAACTAGAGGAGGAAGCAGAAAGACTGAGAGAAGAAATAGGGAGCGCCAAGGGACAAAAACGAGCCAAACTCATAAAAAGGCTGAGAGTTATAGATAACTTTATCGCCACCGGCTCGTTACCAAGTTGGATGGTACTCTCGGTTATCCCCGTTATACCTCCCGATCTTCGGCCAATGGTACAACTCGACGGTGGCCGGTTTGCCACAAGCGACCTTAACGACCTCTACCGAAGAGTGATAAACAGAAATAACCGCCTAGCAAGACTGCAAGAAATCCTCGCACCCGAAATCATCATCCGGAACGAAAAAAGGATGCTGCAAGAAGCAGTAGACGCCCTCATAGATAACGGGAGAAGGGGACGCACAGTAGTAGGAGCAAACAACCGGCCCCTCAAATCACTCTCAGACATCATCGAAGGTAAACAAGGACGCTTCCGCCAAAACCTGCTCGGTAAACGTGTAGACTACTCAGGCCGATCTGTTATCGTTGTTGGCCCCAAACTCAAAATCCACCAATGCGGACTGCCCCGTGAAATGGCAATAGAGCTATTTCAACCATTTGTCATACACCGGCTCATCCGTCAAGGGCTCGTTAACAACATCAAAGCAGCCAAAAAACTCATTCAACGCAATGACCCCGCCGTATGGGACATACTCGAAGAAGTAATCGAAGGGCATCCTGTAATGCTTAACCGGGCCCCCACACTACACCGGCTGGGGATTCAAGCATTTGAACCTATCCTAGTAGAAGGACGGGCCATCCAACTGCACCCCCTAGTCTGTCCAGCCTTCAACGCCGACTTCGACGGAGACCAAATGGCCGTGCACGTTCCCCTTTCCATCGAATCGCAAGCAGAAGCCCGACTGCTGATGTTAGCCTGCAACAACATCATGTCGCCAGCCACCGGCCGGCCAATCATCACACCATCTCAAGACATGGTACTAGGCTGCTATTACCTCACCGCCGAAAACCCCAACCTACCAAATAGCGGAGAACGTTACTTTTCCTCACTAAAAGAAGCAGTCATAGCCTATGAACAATCAAAACTCGACCTTCACCAATTCATCTGGGTTCGCTTTGATGGAGAAGTAGAATCTTCAGCAGCAGACACAACACCCCTCCAGACACAAACCGACGAGCTAGACGGTAGCCAAACAATAATCTACAAATACCGACGCATTCGCAAAGATAAATCTGGCAAAATCTTAAGTCAATTTGTCAAAACAACTGCGGGTCGGATCATTCTTAATCAAGTTATCACCGAAGCCCTCACGTAA